The following nucleotide sequence is from Zea mays cultivar B73 chromosome 1, Zm-B73-REFERENCE-NAM-5.0, whole genome shotgun sequence.
AAAATAATTACTGTGCAAAGAGAACTAAAGTACCCCCGTCTAGTAGGAGCTCCAACTAAGTGAGCGACGCAGCGCAGTAGCCGGAGGTATTTAGGAGTgatagagactaatttttagtctctctaTTTTATTACATTTTAATCTCTAAATTACTAAATACGAAAActtaaatagagttttagttttcgtatttgataatttagtgactaaaatagaataaaataaaatatctaaaaattagtctctagaaaCCAAAATCCTTCTCTCTAGGCGTGTTTGGGTTTGAGGAGCTAAAGTTTAGTCAtttagagggtgtttggtttctacagAAAATTTTTAGTCCCCCTATTATATttcattttagtctctaaattgttaaatacgaaactaaaactctattttagttttcgtatttggtattttagggactaaaatagaataaaatggaaGGACTAAACATTAATctctataaaccaaacacccttTTAGAAATTAAGTATCTAAACAAGAAGAGTAAAAGTGACTAAATTGATACATTTTTCTATCATTTTACTTTTAACTCTTTCGGTTTAGATCTTTAGCTCCTCTTTAGTCCTTAGTACTCCCTTTGTTCTTTTTTACTTGTCACCGTttagtcccttcgttcttttttACTAGTCACcatttagtttaaaaatgaactagctgatgataaatattcgagaacggaggtagtactCGTTATCGTTATATTCAAATCCAACTCTAGAGGAGAGGTGGAGACACAATCGACCAAGATGACTGTGTAGTTCGTGGGCTGGCATGGCATGCCGCTTTTCCGGAACTAgagatagtaatggtaaataCCGACCGGATATTAGTACTTTATATCCATATCCATGATAAAAAAAATAATTCTATCATGTCACCTATATATATTGGCGTGGGTATGGATTTATCCTCATACTCAAACCCATTTGGATATAGGTCAACCGTCGGGTCACTCGTATACATAAAgattaaacatctatcaaaatagcatattatacaaatattaggtataTTCATTTAAATATCATTACAAAATTTCTAATATCATTTAACCATCTATTCAACaacaccaaagataattggataaactAGCAAGACTAGAATAGTACTATATAACACATTATATGTTCCATTATATGGTATCAAATAGTCATTAAGCCTTCTAGGACATTATAACCCAAAAAAGTTATTAAATAGTAAAAAAAGATGGATGAGTGAAATCCAACCATATGCTTTTGTGCTAAGTTTATGCTATCGGCGAGCATCGCACGTACGCGCTCTTGTGTCTGTCCTGTTGGGGTTCGGCTCGATCTGATCGGAGGGGTGACAGGTGAGCCAGCCGTCGCGCGGACGATGACGATGGAGCTGGAGTCGCAGGTGGTGGTGCTCCGGCTGCTGGCGTTCGCGGCCGCCGTGGTCGTGGCCACCAACAGGCAGGACCGCTGGGGCATCGTCCTCACCTTAATTGAAGATAGATATTCGCCGTCTGGGAGTACGTACACGTAAACCAATATGGCCCAGCCCAGATTATTAGTTAATCGTTGGGATCTGCTATAGCCTTCTTGCTGTCGATGCATAACATTGTATTGAAACCACTTGTCCATTGCAGGGGGATCAACGAACTCCGCCTGCGCCGCCTACGCGCTGCTCACACGGCCGTCTACGCGAAGAAGCTCGTCAGCAAGCACTGGCTGCACCACATGGGACCAGGTGCGTTATTATTCATGCATGGCGGCTGTCATCTAATCTACCGTTCATTATTCATGGCTGCCATCTAATCTAATCTATCGATCGTCTCCGTCGTCCATCAGTTCACGGTGAACCTGCAGGCGGCGTCGACCGCCATAGGGTCGGTGGCCTTGTGGGGGAACGAGCCCAGCGGGCGGTTCGCCGTCTGCCGTCTCTACCGTAGTAGTAGTATAAACAAAACAGAACAACTTCACTGCGAACTAACGCATCACGCGCTCGACGACGACCGTAGTAGCTCGTTAAGACcagatgcatgcatgcatggtaaATCGGTGCTGTAGGTAAGCTACATACTTTCTGTTCTGGTGGGGATGACGGCAACAACAGAGAAAAAAGGGGAAAGGGAGGGTCGTCTGTTACAAACAAGCAGTACCGTGCAATCTCTGGAGTTGACTGCCCAACAATGGCCACGATCGCTATAGCTTCAACGCAAAATTAAACTTGGGCCGCGTGCGTAGCGATTCCGGCCGCGCCATACATACGTAGCACCTCCAGGTAGCAGTACCTACCTCTCCGTGAGGTAACTACCGCACGTAATAACGCAGGCGCGCAGCAAACTCATCCGCCCGCAGgccatgcatatatatatatatatatggctgcCTCATCCGTTGTATCTGGCGGCGTTGAGTGCTTCGGTCGACTTGACgaaccgccctttcacccgcttccTCGTGTCCGCCCGCAGCTTCCTCGACTCGTACCGGATGTGCTTCTCGTACCTGCGGACACGAACGATATGATGGGACACAACATGTAACAGCCTATTCTTAATACCGCACAAGTCGCAGCAGGCAAGCTAGGTAGGTAAGGGTCATCAAGATCAGCTCATGGATCCGTGCctgcggttcttcttcttctccctgtaCCGCTGCATGGCGCTGTCCCTGTTCTGCGCAAGCGTCTCGCTGTCGATCCTCACGGCGGCAGGCCTCTCGGTCTCGGCCGCGGGGGCGGACACCGTCTGATCCCCGAAGGAGATCTCCCTGGTGAGCGCTGCTCCTGGACCTGAAGCTGAAGCGGGTACGTGGTTGTGGttcccggaggtcgttggtccaTCCATCGTCGACGCAGCACATGACCTCACCTTCCGTTTGTTGCTCCCGGTGCTCACCTGACGAGGACCAAAAAAAAAAACCAAGAGCGGCATGATGCAAAAACCAAGAGCATGTGGCGGTTTTTTTACGCGACAAAACAAAACCGGCCTTTAATGTTTGATAAAACAGACAAGATGCCTCCATGACTCGGTGGACCAGAGGATGTGTACGTACGGTGGCCCAGGGTTCATACCGTATATATATGGGACCATATCGAGTCCACTTCTACAAGAATAGCCCTTTGGGAGATAAGATCGGTACCCAATTATGGGCACGCCTGCTTGAACGCGTGCATTCAACAGTAAGTAGCGCATCGACATCAGCAAACGCTGGTGTTATGCTAGCTGCCGACTGGAGCAGAGCAAGTGGTGGTGCGTCAAGCTATCAAACATGTGGAGCATCTGTATGTTCTGTAAACATACAAGCGCTTTTAATAACTATTCAGGCAATGCGCTTTAAGAACTACTCCTATTCAGGCGGCTGGTTTTCAGTATTTTTTTTAGATCTCAAACTAGAGGACGATCTGACGCTCATTCTATACGAATGACACCTTTAATCAGAGAAGTATTTGTCCCTCTTTGACTTTGCTCCTCTGCACCTTAGAGCTATAATGGTACGAAGAAAATAAGGAACTCTACATTCCGTGCAAGATAAGTAACGCCTTTCACGTCCATGATTATTAATTAATCTTATTTTTCTATCACCATGGGCGGCTACAGGTTAACGACACATAGCTGACGCTGTTACTACAGTGAACTCCTCCCCACATGTGCTGGATAGGCACAGTGCACACCAAGCAAGCATCCTTTAGGGTACGGAAAAGGGAGGGGAAAGAAGACCTTACATTTTTCGATGACAACTGACAGATATTAGAGGACATGATATCTTCGGCGGTTGAGCAGTATCTTGAGTCATAAATATCTTCCAGATCTTTCGTTGTCCCCGAAGAAATGTCCTTAAGCATGTCACTGTAACTCTTAATCATAAAGCCGCCATGGTTAGAACCGTATCCAACTTCAAGAGCAGATTTCTCATCGTGATGCCTTGACCGTCCTAAATTGAAGTCCCATATCTGCGCCACACAAAGAAACAAGCACGCAATGAAACCACCTTGCATTCCCTGATAATAATAATAAGCAGACTCAAACATGAAATTAGAATGGAGGTTGAGGATTCTAGAGCGTCCGCTAGTAGTATGCAGTACATGATCTTTTGACAACAAAACATGCAACCAAAAGTTCAAATAGTTATTATTTCAATTTGGACATGATTTTGCTGACCAGACTTACGTGAAAAATATGATCCAGTAGGTATCTAAAAAGTGAAATGCATTTCAGAAATCCTGAATAAAAAAAAGATAGTAGCACGAAGTCATGTGCAGCACACTTTTTTTCCACATCAAGATAGCAACGCTTCTTCAGAAAGGTACGTATAGTTCACATCATTGCTAAAGGAAACACATATATCTTCACCCACACAATTTGTCCACACAATTTGTGCATTCAACAAGTCTAAAACAACAGGTCCGTGAACCTTTACCGAAGCTACAAGCTCTCTGTGAAAAAAACTGAACCATAATTGCAGAGAACAGGAAGATCAATTTAATCTCAAATTCTCTACTGAAAGCTACTGTGAGTGTGGCCGTTCTGTCCTCCTGGCTGAAAAAACCTAGGAAAGCAGAGGAAGAGCCATAACAAGTTCAGAACCAAGGATTTCTCTACCTGGTGATCTGAAAAAAAACACAGGCATGTAAATCGATGACCTTGGAACTAGCACATACGGTAATCTACCCACTCACCCACCCGAGATCTTGACTGCATTTCTCGGTCTGGTTGATATGTAGAATGTATAGGAAGTGCTGCAAATTTGTTTTGTATTGTTAGGTTTGTTAAACGAAGGGCGTAATATTTTACCGCCATGTAATGTTAAATGAGTTAAATCATGTGTAAGACCACCGAACTGAATAAGGAGAGTTACATGCAAAATTGACCGGAAATAGGTTGgttttactatatatatataagtaATATAGGAGTGCTAATAAAATATGTTGTTTTTTCGTCTCACAACGGGTGTTTGTCTGTCTTGAAATTTACCTGGGTGGGCGGCACCGAGGGCGCAGCGCAGTCCCAGAGCAGTTGTTCGTCGGTATCACCCACCCGGTCGCCGCCGCCAATGAGGTCGCTGCAGTTGGCGGACGCCATCATGAGCAGGGACGTGTACGGCAGAGGCACCTCCTGCGGCGCGGCGGGAGGAGGATGAGCCGGCACCGGCAGCGCCGCGGGGGGCGCCATCTTGCCCGACGGCAGGCGTCCGCTGGAAGCCGCGGAGGTGCGGCGAGGCGTGCGCGGGCTCAGATCCGAGTGCGGGTGCGCGTGGGACGTGTCCGCCTCGTCGCGCCGCGCCATCTCCGCGAGCTGGTCGCACAGCGCCTCGCCCCTGAGCGGGCGCGCGCCGGCGTCGGGGACGGGCACCCGCGGTGGGTCGCACGGCACGTAGAGGTCGCGCAGGTCCGTGTCGGCCACCCCCACCCCCAGCACGGAGTAGTCGAGCACCGAGAGGAAggggtcgtcgtcgtcgccgccgtcgccgtcgtcgcccACGGCCACGGCCGCGCGGCGGAGGTCGAGCCCCCATGacgcggcgagctcggccgccgagGGGCACCCCGAGAAGCCCTCAACCGACACGCGCGCCGCGGAAGCGGCGGCGCAGCCCTCGCAGCAGTCCGCGCAGAGGAACGCCGGGTCGGCGCCGAGGGAGACGCGCGCGGCGGCCGGGCGCGCGGCGCACCCTGCGCAGAGCGGCGCCCGCACGTGCTTCCGCGAAAGCGCGTTGGCGGCGTGCACGTGGCGGTCGCACGCGACGCAGAGGCGCGCGGCGTCCGCGCGGCAGTGcagagccgccgccgcctccccgcaGTAGTCGCACGGGCACTGCTGCCCGTCCGCTCCTCCCCCGCCGCAGCTCTTCATCTCTCACGCCGCCACCAACCTACCCGACGAACTGACACACACACAGAGGGAAGAGAGAGCACAAAGCCCGCGCACGTGGACCACGAGGCGCACCAAACCGAATCGCTGGGGCCGGACCAGCCGACGAGTAAAAATGGCGAGAGGCGAGCGTTCGCTTGCTCGCGACTTCGCAATAAGCAGCAACGAGGCGGAGGCGGGGACCGACTCACCACGCGCCGCAGAACAGCGGATACCTCCCGCTCCCCACGTGTCAGCCGTAGGTGAGGTGGCAGGTCGGCcccgggcggcagcggcggcggtggGGGCTGTCGGAAAATATCTCGCCCGAACCCGGCTCGCCGCTGAGCTGGCGCGGCGGGGCTGGGGAGTTCGTACTATTCGTAGTGAGGGTCCAGTGGGCCACCAGGTTATGGGCGGTGGATGGATGAATGGAAGCATGGATCTAGACATGGAATTATTAGGTGAAATTTAATAATCTAAAATAGACATGTATATAATTTGATGTCAATCTACGTTATTAAATATTTTATAAAAATAAAATTATTTTATGTATTTTTGCTCACTACAATGAAAAGATGAAAATTAGTCTGAATCTTTATACATACCAGAATTTTATATCTAATCATTTAAAAAGTATAGTATACATTTAAGATTTACTTTTTATGAATCTTAATAAGTTCAATACTAAAAATAAGAACACAGATTTACGTAGTAAATTTTGTATTTTATTTATTCGTAATAGAAAAAGAAGTAAAAAATCAGTATCCAAATAAATATCTGAATCTATTCCTGGATAAATTCAATCGGTGGTGACCCGACGTAGATGACAATGGTTAACCTCCTCTCATATGGACAACAGACGTATCAGACATTGAGCGCTGCAATTTGACACACGAGATAAGATGTTCCTTGTTCATTTGTCACGAGTCATGTGAGGTGACCTTGCTCGTAAAAGAAAAGGTTAAGACCCCTTTGAAACGGGTCACAGAAATTATACATAAAAAATACAGGAACCTAGTTCTCGCGTTGCAAATGAGTGCCCTAAGTGATTTCCTAGGCACATGCATGACACCACACAACATGGAGCGGAGGATGTGATTTAAAGCTTCCGTCCTATTTTTTTAAATATGATATTTCATAACTTTCTAAAGTTTATATATAAGCATATCTTAAATTCGAAGGATGgaagatggaaattgattctatagatttatatGATACTTTTCTAATGTACACCTTATAACACATTATTCTACTTACTTCTCTATGGCATAAGTACAGTGTATAACTATCTTTTTTATATGATTTTGGATAATATAAAATATGTTAAATTGGTTAGTTTGTGTATAAATTATGGTTATTAGAAtataattcaattccaacgaaataaTCGGGACCTCAGAGTTTTTCTCCATGCCCTACCAGAGCATAATATATCCGGAGGGGTTTGCTACCCCGGCCAAGAAAAAAACACAGTTTTTGAAATATTACAGTATACTTTAGTCGTGATAATATCATAGTTTAAAATACTGTAGTTTTTTAAACTTAAGGTCCAGACCTAAGTTTAGAATACTTTAAAACAACTACAGTATTTGCAATACTTTAGTTTTAAAAACGAAGATTTTAGCTAGCTTGCCAAACACCTTCCTGTATATAAGATTCCAGTGGTTTTCTAAAACAATGAAAAAAACTTTACTCCAAAACACCCCTAAATCTCTTTAGGATTCGTATTATTTTTTAGAGTAAGCAATCCTAGAGAACGTCATTTGAATAAGATATTTAGTTATATATGAGAGGTTTTCTCTCCCTAGGTTAGTGGCTTTAttagagcacctagaggaggtgaataagtgatcctgtAAATTTTACTCAAAGCAGCACAAACTTGGTCCATATTATGGGTTAGTATAAATAAAACCAAGTTTGAGAGTAGAGAGATGGAAGATGAGAACTCTTCACTTCATTGCTCTCTTGGGATGAGTATTAAACTAGTAGCAATATTCCAAGTGAATATGAGAACTCAAGAAGACAATAATCACAATAAAGTAAtgagacaagagacacaataatttttaccgtggttcggccaatgtctACTCTATGTTATGGTGACatcctttggtcaagggttgcactcaacccctctcaagtgatccaaagatcaaacttgagtgttaCATATGTCTTCCTTATAACTCAATCCCGTTTATGAGGAATCTCCAcatgttggagtctctcacgccttacacaaatgatcttaATAAaaaacggagtaagggagggagtagAGTACACATGCAAGAGCACAATCGCATcaacaacatgcacacaagtcaaaGAGAGAGAGCACAATAACAAAAACGATAGAGTTGTAGCTCAGAAACGCGCTCAAATCTCTCAAACACTTCAAACAGTGTGGTCGCAGAGTCTCGGAGTCGTAGTGTGCTCTAGGAATGTTTGCTGACCGACAGAGGCGCCCAAGGGCCACTTTTGTAGCCTCAAGGACCAATGGAGTCGTTGCCTTCTCCACAAGGAAGCTGAAAAACTTCCCTGTCTAcgagctcaccggacagtctggtgcgccactggaaTCCCGGTTGCCAACGGTCGCCCGACGATCTGattgggcggtttccttttctggcgTGACACCAGTCAGTCCAATCATCGGACAACTGCCACATCAGCTAGTTGTTGGCGGGTGGCGCCCGCTGGTGGATAGAGCTGTTGGAGTtcatgtctggtgcaccggacaatgcatTGTTTACTGTCCGTtgaattttataattaaaattCCTGAGGATAGTGTCTTCGTCCGtacgtgtcggcgtttcgagaccggggggtccctaagccgacgagtgaaatgtcgccgcgtgccccagcccagatgggtcggcgcgaggccgagcgcgaagggggaagtgaggcggccggagatgggcgtgagagaggtggaaatcccgcggccttcgtgttcgtcccgcgcccaggtcgggtgcgcttgcagtagggggttacaagcgtccacccgggagagggagcgagcggcctcacgcgagcgcctgtctcgtcctcgtccccgcgcggccaaccctctctaagagggccctggtccttccttttataggcgtaaggagaggatccaggtgtacaatggggggtgtagcagaatgctacgtgtctagcgggggagagctagcgccctaagtacatgccgttgtggcagccggagagattttggcacccagcttggtgtgatgtcgtggccgtcggaggagcactggagcctggcggagggacagctgtcggagctgttgagtccttgctgacgtcctcttgcttccgtaagggggctgagagccgccgtcgtcacagagtatgcggggcgtcatcattgcctatctggtggagcgagccagatgggacgccggtcttgttccctatggcccgagtcagctttcggtagggtgatgatggcgcctcctgttgacgtggatggtctgcgccctaggttgggcgatgtggaagctcctccgaagccgaggttgagtctgtcttccgtggccgaggtcgagcccgagcccctgggtcgggtgaggcggaggccgtcggctgaggccagggcggagtccgagccctagggtcgggcgaagcggagttcgtcgtcttctggggctgagcccaagtccgagccctgggtcgggcagagcggagttcgtcgtcttctggggctgagcccaagtctgagccctgggtcgggcggagcggagttcgtcgtcttctggggcttagcccaagtctgagccctgggtcgggcggagcggagttcgccgtcttccgggacttagcccgagtccgagccctgggtcgggcggagcggagttcgccgtcttccgggacttagcccgagtccgagccctgggtcgggcggagcagagcttcctatggtgcctccgaCCGGGCCTGACTGCATGTCAGCCTcagtctgtcaagtggcaccgcagtcggagcggcgcaggcggcgctgtctttctgtcagaccggtcagtggagcggcgaagtgacggcagtcacttcggctctgttggctgaggagcgcgcgtcaggataaaggtgtcaggccacctttgcattaaatgctcctgcgatttggtcggtcggtgcggcgatttggtcagggttgcttcttggcgaaggcagggcctcgggcgagccggaaatatgttcgccgctggaggggggcctcgggcgagacggagatcccccggggtcggctgcccttgtccgaggctaggctcgggcgaggcgtgatcgagtccctcgaatggactgatccctgacttaatcgctgaaagtgcattcatccctttttgtgagttttggtgatttggataacaacacatttaaaggtctaacgagtttgctaagtgttgaacaggaaattcagtatgatgaacatacttaaatagtgtataatgatcagtgaacaaaggttcaacacgaggttaaataaccaatgagacaatgcaaatggatataatatgatctctatattggtttgaatatatggacaagacctgagaaatcactacatacatatgaccaggatagaggacaaagtgatttagaggattggtcaagccaaagagaataagatatgaggaatcgtgaattggcttgaccatattactgtcagtccatatatgcttctatgagaatcaaactagagcttgattgatcttgacaattatatctagaagacattcaagcaaggttcacaatattgaagaaatgattctctcaatggatgctcaatttgatgtgactcaagaatggcttgatagggtgaagatagcaaggaaaggacttcgaggaactaagcgaaggtgaaggtcaagcgacggcttgtagaccgaggtaccatggctaaggtgaagaagagagtacttgcactaagtcgatgaactaatcagctatgaagagttataacatgttgatgcatcagtaaggtgacttgaagccatgatttgaactcatataaggtgatatggtacaagtcactgggtttgatttgagtttgcttcaaaaggtgagacaaagatgtttgtgatccttatgaagcaatgccatggagaaatcacacatgagacaccaatgactcaaggagtttacttcattatattttatttaacttgagtataggaatcgtcgtactatgaagggggatccaaaaagaaggttggtgtttgccaaagctcaaacctctctattcaaaagctatttttgaaaagcaaaaatctctttaacgttctatggttgaccgtggttagggttgagaaacctagagtgttcttgctgaaaagcagctgaacttcttcaactgcagctgagctttccagctgaacttgacttcagctgagttgagcttcttcagctgagttgagctttctcaacttcagctgaactcaacttcagctgtgaacctctttgaccatagaccagctgaacttgcctccgggcagttgagctggggttttctctcctaaactctctggtcaagaccagttgaactggtcctgaggggcagttcagctggtctctgacccctctgacctctgaccaacagtctgcaagtcagactggcaaacaggtcgccagaggtgtcaggggcggttcaaccgccctggggggcggttcaaccggtctggtcaaccctgactagtctgcaggtcagtctgcgcgtcagtctgccagtcagactggcagacaggct
It contains:
- the LOC100194129 gene encoding Zinc finger protein CONSTANS-LIKE 15-like, which translates into the protein MKSCGGGGADGQQCPCDYCGEAAAALHCRADAARLCVACDRHVHAANALSRKHVRAPLCAGCAARPAAARVSLGADPAFLCADCCEGCAAASAARVSVEGFSGCPSAAELAASWGLDLRRAAVAVGDDGDGGDDDDPFLSVLDYSVLGVGVADTDLRDLYVPCDPPRVPVPDAGARPLRGEALCDQLAEMARRDEADTSHAHPHSDLSPRTPRRTSAASSGRLPSGKMAPPAALPVPAHPPPAAPQEVPLPYTSLLMMASANCSDLIGGGDRVGDTDEQLLWDCAAPSVPPTQIWDFNLGRSRHHDEKSALEVGYGSNHGGFMIKSYSDMLKDISSGTTKDLEDIYDSRYCSTAEDIMSSNICQLSSKNVSTGSNKRKVRSCAASTMDGPTTSGNHNHVPASASGPGAALTREISFGDQTVSAPAAETERPAAVRIDSETLAQNRDSAMQRYREKKKNRRYEKHIRYESRKLRADTRKRVKGRFVKSTEALNAARYNG